Below is a genomic region from Myxococcus fulvus.
TCCACGCGCTCCCGATGGTGGCGACTGGAGGGCTCCTTCGTCTCCGCGCGCGCCAGGTGGTGGTACTCCACCGGCCGGGTCTGCAAGGTGATGTCGACGCGGTCCAACAGCGGGCCACTGACGCGGGCGTGGTAGTCGAACACGCGATGCTCCGGACACGTGCAGGTGTGTCCCGGCACGTTGAAGTAGCCGCAAGGGCAGGGGTTCATCGCCGCCACCAGCATCACCTGACACGGATAGCTGATGTTCTGGTTGGCGCGCGCCAGGTGGATGATTCCTTCCTCCAGTGGCTGTCGCAGCACTTCCAGCACGTTGCGGCGGAACTCCGGGAGCTCGTCGAGGAACAGGACGCCGTGGTGCGCCAGCGACAGCTCTCCAGGCCGGGCCATGGGGCCACCTCCCACGAGCCCCGCGTCGGAGAGCGTGTGGTGGGGCGCGCGGAACGGACGCTCGCGCACCAGGGCGTGGCCTTCGTTGAGCAGCCCCAACACCGAGTAGACCTTCGTCACCTCGAGCGACTCGGCGAAGGTCATCGCCGGAAGGATGCCCGGCAGCCTCCGCGCCAGCATCGTCTTGCCTGAGCCTGGGGGGCCGCACATCAACACGTTGTGTCCACCCGCCGCGGCCAGCTCCAACGCCAGCTTGAGGTCGGGTTGTCCTCGCACGTCCGCCATGTCCGGCTCCGCGCGCCCACGACCCACCGGATGCGAGACACCCTGGCGTGAGAAGGGAGGGATGACGCGCGTCCCGGTGAGGTGGTCCACGGCCTCTCGCAGGCTCGTCACGGGCAACACGCTCAATCCCTCGACGAGCGCGGCCTCGGCCGCGTTGGCCGCGGGCACCATGACACCCTCGAAGCCCTTGTCCCGCGCCGCCACCGCGAGCGGCAGCACGCCCTTGATGGGCTTGAGCGTGCCGTCGAGCGACAACTCACCCCCGAAGAGACAACGCCCCAGGGGCGCCTCCTCAAGCAGCTTCGCCGCCGCGAGGACTCCCAACGCGATGGGCAGCTCGAAGGCCACGCCGTCCTTGCGCAAGTCCGCCGGAGCCAGATTCACCGTGACGCGCTTCTGCGGCAGCTCGAAACCCGTGTTCTTCAGCGCGGAGACCACTCGCACCTTCGACTCACGCACCGCGCCTTCCGGTAGCCCCACCACGTTGAAGTAGGGGAGGCCGAGTGCCATGTCGACCTCGCACTCCACCACCACCGCGTCGATGCCCATCAACGCCCCCGACCGCACCCTCGCCAGCATCCATCCCCCTCCCGCATCGCCCGTCTCCGCGAGGAGCAACCCGCGTACCGGCGGCTCTCCGAGGAGAAGCCCCTGGAGAGCCAATCCCCTGGGGCGGATGCCTGTCCCATCCCCAGGAACGTCAGGGTTCCATGCTCACTGGATAAGTGAAGGGGCCTCTAGCCAGGGCGGGTGCGCCTTGGGTAGCTTGGCGGGGAGTTGGGGAACGCAGGGGGAATGACGCAAATGGGGTCGCAGGAGATTCAGCGGCGTCGTCCGGTCCGTATCCGCCGGGCAGACATGAAGCGGGGTCAGCGGATGAAGGTCGCCTTCGCGATGTTCCGCTTCTGCCTCTACGGCATGGTGGGCATCAGCTCGGAGATCTTCTTCTACAACCTGGTGCGCGTATCCCGGGACGTGCCCGTCCTCGGCTCGCTCTTCCAGTTCCAGTGGCGAGTGGATGACCGCCTGGGGCTCAACGCCATCTGGGACACGCCCGCCGTCACCGCCTACGGGCAATGCTCGCTGTGGATGTTCTTCATCTACGCCATCGCCTGCTTCTTCTTCGTGGAGCCCGTCTTCCGCTGGATGCTCTACCAGCACGCCAGCCTCCGGGCCGCCGTCTACGGCGTGGGCATCCTGCTGTTCGAGGGCTTCAGCGGCCTGGTCCTGGAGCGACTCACCGGCTACCGCATCTGGTACTACGGCGACGCGGGCGCCATCATGGGGCAGATGACGTCGCTCTACATCCTGCCCATCTGGATGGTGACCGGCCTCATCGCCGAGTTCATCTACAGGGAGCTGATGGACCCGGACCTCATGGCAGCCTTGGAGTCGCCGCTACCGGCCACGCCCGAGGAGACCGAGGCCTCCTTCCAGCTGATGCGGTAGGTGCAGGCGTGGCCGTCATAACCTGACGGCTCCACGCGCACTTCCTGGGCGCCGGCCACCCGCAGGCCGGCGTGGATGATGCCCGCCGTGAAGTCCGGGTAGTCGCCCACCTCGTTCATCCACAGCTCGAACTGGGTGGGAGTGAGCTCCACCAGCTTCGACTCGGTGTAGTTGTTGCCCGCCCGGAAGTTCTGCGTGGCCCGCATGAGCGTCCGGCGAGGTCCCAGCACCCGCAGGAGCGACAGCACCGCGCGGCCGAGCATCGTCTCGCGGAAGCCCTCGATGTAGGCCTCACCGAGCTTCCAGGTCCCCTGGGCGACGGCCTCCTGGGGGAACAGCTCCTCCGCGGCGATGCGCAGGAACGCCATCCAGGAGGTGAAGGAGTAGGCGGGACGCAGCTTCTGGTCCACGTCGAGCCCCGCCTGCTTCAGCCGCTGCTTGCAGGCAGGCGTCAGCCGCCCGTGCAACGCGCGCAGGAAGAGGGCTTCGATGGTCTGTTCAAAGACGAGAAGCTCGTCGGCCATGAGGAGTGGACTCTAGCCGACGAGCTTCTGATTGTGAACCGCGACTCCAACCCGGAGCGTAGGCTCCGGGAGGGAGATGTCAGGGCGTGGGGGCGGGCGCCGGAGTGCCGGTGTCCACCTGCGTGCCCTGGATGATGGCGTTCGACGGCAGCTCCGTCGCCATGCCGAGCACCTTCGCGCCGGCCGCCTTCGCGCCGTCCAGGGCCGCGATGAGCCGCCCGTAGTTGGTCGCGTCGTCCGCCATGAAGAAGACGACCTTCTCGTCCGCCTTCTTCGCCGCCAGCATGCGCTTGAGGCGGTTGATGTAGTCCGAGGCCGGGACCTTCTCCGTGTTGATGGAGTAGCTGCCATCCTTGTCCAGCAGGACCACCAGCTGCTGGTTGTCTGGATTCTCAGGAGGAGGCTCGTTCTCCACCTCCGTGTCCGGCACGCGCACCAGGATGTCCTTCTCCAGGAGGGGCGTGACGACCATGAAGATGATGAGGAGCACCAGCACCACGTCCACCAGCGGCGTGACGTTGATCTCCGAGTTGGGCGCCGACTGCGGCTTCACCCACTGGCGCTGCTTGTGGCCGGCCATTACTTCTTCTCCTCGACGCCGAGCGCGATCTGCTTCGCCTTGGCCTTGCGGGCCACGTCTAGCACCCTGCGCACGTCGCCCACGTTCACCGTGTTGTCACCCTTGAGCAGGATCTTCTTGCCCGGGTCCTTCACCAGCTCCTCCGCGATGCGGTCCTGGA
It encodes:
- a CDS encoding YifB family Mg chelatase-like AAA ATPase yields the protein MLARVRSGALMGIDAVVVECEVDMALGLPYFNVVGLPEGAVRESKVRVVSALKNTGFELPQKRVTVNLAPADLRKDGVAFELPIALGVLAAAKLLEEAPLGRCLFGGELSLDGTLKPIKGVLPLAVAARDKGFEGVMVPAANAAEAALVEGLSVLPVTSLREAVDHLTGTRVIPPFSRQGVSHPVGRGRAEPDMADVRGQPDLKLALELAAAGGHNVLMCGPPGSGKTMLARRLPGILPAMTFAESLEVTKVYSVLGLLNEGHALVRERPFRAPHHTLSDAGLVGGGPMARPGELSLAHHGVLFLDELPEFRRNVLEVLRQPLEEGIIHLARANQNISYPCQVMLVAAMNPCPCGYFNVPGHTCTCPEHRVFDYHARVSGPLLDRVDITLQTRPVEYHHLARAETKEPSSRHHRERVEAARQRQRERYRDEPSVHCNAQLPSHLLRRHCVLSAGAERMLELAVRRHGLSARAHDRLLKLALTRADLEDHGRIEDVDMRLAIDCRALDRRGWLHSNTQGGTLPHRSGTGGRWRPPADGPLPGGRGVTPQWGDGGASSFEEETRRDAPSVSSVGAPFPSGDEATSVS
- a CDS encoding DUF2378 family protein, whose product is MADELLVFEQTIEALFLRALHGRLTPACKQRLKQAGLDVDQKLRPAYSFTSWMAFLRIAAEELFPQEAVAQGTWKLGEAYIEGFRETMLGRAVLSLLRVLGPRRTLMRATQNFRAGNNYTESKLVELTPTQFELWMNEVGDYPDFTAGIIHAGLRVAGAQEVRVEPSGYDGHACTYRISWKEASVSSGVAGSGDSKAAMRSGSISSL
- a CDS encoding ExbD/TolR family protein, with protein sequence MAGHKQRQWVKPQSAPNSEINVTPLVDVVLVLLIIFMVVTPLLEKDILVRVPDTEVENEPPPENPDNQQLVVLLDKDGSYSINTEKVPASDYINRLKRMLAAKKADEKVVFFMADDATNYGRLIAALDGAKAAGAKVLGMATELPSNAIIQGTQVDTGTPAPAPTP